One window from the genome of Deinococcus sp. NW-56 encodes:
- a CDS encoding branched-chain amino acid ABC transporter permease: MPDNSSDPRRITPAYALPRLIYPVLALDILAWGLFAVAFDLLFGFSGLLSFGHAAFWGSSAYVTAYLLGQGQSVPVAMLGGTLSALALAVPIAFLSVRSAGIYFSMITLAFAQMLSFLALQWTDVTGGENGLQGFERPGFLGLDFSDSVTRYYFCLAVFTVGFYIAYRTVRSPFGQAQQAVRDNEQRAQSIGYNPARFKFTAFLISAGLAGLAGSMYTFGHGVVSLEVVNWRTSGEVVMMTLLGGTTTLFGPVIGAGIVLLLRDVLTTANLPVGIVTGLVFVATVLFFRQGVVGTVQHWLRKR, translated from the coding sequence GTGCCGGATAACTCCAGCGACCCCCGCCGGATTACGCCAGCGTACGCACTGCCCCGGCTGATCTACCCGGTGCTGGCGCTGGACATCCTGGCCTGGGGCCTGTTCGCGGTGGCCTTCGATCTGCTGTTCGGCTTTTCCGGGCTGCTGAGCTTCGGGCACGCGGCCTTCTGGGGCAGCAGCGCCTATGTCACCGCCTACCTGCTGGGGCAGGGGCAGAGTGTGCCCGTCGCCATGCTGGGGGGCACTTTGTCGGCGCTGGCGCTCGCGGTCCCCATCGCCTTTCTGAGCGTCCGCAGTGCGGGCATCTACTTCTCGATGATCACGCTGGCCTTCGCGCAGATGCTGTCTTTCCTGGCGCTGCAATGGACCGACGTGACGGGGGGCGAGAACGGCCTCCAAGGCTTCGAGCGGCCCGGCTTCCTGGGGCTGGATTTCAGCGACTCGGTGACCCGCTACTACTTCTGCCTCGCGGTGTTCACGGTGGGGTTCTACATCGCCTACCGCACGGTCCGCAGCCCCTTTGGACAGGCGCAGCAGGCGGTGCGCGACAACGAGCAGCGGGCGCAGAGCATCGGCTACAACCCGGCCCGCTTTAAGTTCACGGCCTTTCTGATCAGCGCTGGCCTCGCAGGGCTGGCGGGCAGCATGTACACCTTCGGGCACGGGGTGGTCAGTCTGGAGGTCGTCAACTGGCGCACCTCCGGCGAGGTCGTGATGATGACCCTGCTGGGCGGCACGACCACCCTCTTCGGCCCGGTGATCGGCGCCGGGATCGTGCTGCTGCTGCGCGACGTGCTGACGACCGCTAACCTCCCGGTGGGCATCGTGACGGGGCTGGTGTTCGTGGCGACGGTGCTGTTCTTCCGCCAGGGCGTGG
- the istB gene encoding IS21-like element helper ATPase IstB, whose product MLPHPVIQQLRALKLDGMALALQEQQEQPGLRELSFEERLTLLVDRERACRDTRGLQRRLTAARLKVNASLEEVDVKHPRGLDARLLRSLAQGQWLAEKRGVIITGPTGVGKTFIGCALAHQACRQGFTALYAQTGRLLQELTLAKGDGRYLKLLASIARVNVLILDDWGLDVPTAEGRRILLEILDDRYERASTIITSQFPTPAWHANLGDPTLADAILDRVLHHAYRIELRGESLRKKSRKLTPETVSLS is encoded by the coding sequence ATGTTGCCCCATCCGGTGATTCAACAGTTGCGCGCCCTGAAGCTCGATGGCATGGCGCTCGCTTTGCAAGAACAACAGGAACAACCTGGTCTCCGCGAGCTGAGCTTCGAGGAACGACTCACCTTGCTGGTCGACCGTGAGCGGGCCTGCCGGGATACCCGGGGCTTGCAGCGCCGCCTGACGGCGGCGCGTTTGAAGGTCAATGCGAGCCTGGAAGAGGTGGATGTGAAACACCCGAGGGGGCTGGATGCCCGGTTGCTGCGTTCACTGGCCCAGGGTCAGTGGCTCGCCGAAAAAAGGGGGGTCATCATCACCGGCCCCACGGGCGTCGGGAAGACGTTCATCGGGTGTGCCCTGGCGCACCAGGCTTGCCGTCAGGGCTTCACGGCGTTGTATGCGCAAACCGGGCGACTGTTGCAGGAACTGACCCTGGCGAAAGGGGATGGACGGTATCTGAAGCTCCTGGCGAGCATCGCCAGGGTGAACGTCCTGATTCTGGATGACTGGGGGCTGGATGTGCCCACAGCGGAAGGTCGAAGGATTTTGCTGGAGATTCTGGATGACCGCTATGAACGGGCTTCGACGATCATTACCAGTCAGTTCCCGACCCCGGCCTGGCACGCGAATCTGGGAGATCCCACGCTGGCGGACGCGATCTTGGATCGCGTCCTGCATCACGCCTACCGGATCGAACTTCGGGGAGAAAGCCTCAGAAAGAAGAGCAGGAAGTTGACCCCGGAGACGGTCAGCCTTTCATAA
- a CDS encoding branched-chain amino acid ABC transporter permease — protein sequence MNTQLLLIQVFNGLVNGAFYALLSLGLAVIFGMLRIVNFMHGALYMLGAFTAFALGQAFGLGFWPSLILAPLIVAGIGMALERGLLSRLYGLEPSYNLLLTFGLTLLTQDLVKQVMLSQYAVSSAPYTPPPVLSGVVNLGFVVFPKYRLFVIGLSLLICLITWFVIEKTRVGAIIRASTENPGVTRAFGIDVSKWVTGVFGVGVGLAGLAGVLAAPIYSVEPYMGAELIITTFAVVVIGGMGSILGSVITGFAVGVLAAIGAALYPPIANTLVFILMALVLLVRPSGLFGLPEGAR from the coding sequence ATGAACACACAACTTCTGCTGATTCAGGTGTTCAACGGGCTGGTGAACGGCGCCTTTTACGCGCTGCTCTCGCTGGGGCTCGCGGTGATCTTCGGGATGCTGCGCATCGTGAACTTCATGCACGGGGCGCTGTACATGCTGGGGGCGTTCACGGCCTTCGCGCTGGGGCAGGCCTTCGGGCTGGGGTTCTGGCCGTCGCTGATCCTGGCCCCTCTCATCGTGGCGGGCATCGGCATGGCGCTGGAACGGGGGCTGCTCTCGCGGCTCTATGGGCTGGAGCCGAGCTACAACCTGCTGCTGACCTTCGGACTGACGCTGCTGACCCAGGACCTCGTGAAACAGGTCATGCTCTCGCAGTACGCGGTGTCGAGTGCGCCCTACACGCCGCCCCCGGTGCTGTCGGGCGTGGTCAACCTGGGGTTCGTGGTGTTTCCCAAGTACCGCCTGTTCGTGATCGGGCTGAGCCTCCTGATCTGCCTGATCACGTGGTTCGTGATCGAGAAGACGCGGGTGGGCGCGATTATCCGGGCGAGCACCGAGAACCCTGGCGTCACGCGGGCCTTCGGCATCGACGTGAGCAAGTGGGTCACAGGCGTGTTCGGCGTGGGCGTGGGCCTCGCGGGACTGGCGGGCGTGCTGGCCGCGCCGATCTACTCGGTCGAGCCGTACATGGGGGCCGAACTGATCATCACGACCTTCGCGGTGGTGGTGATCGGCGGGATGGGCAGCATCCTGGGGAGCGTGATCACGGGCTTCGCGGTGGGGGTGCTGGCCGCCATCGGAGCGGCACTGTACCCGCCCATCGCCAACACCCTCGTCTTCATCCTGATGGCGCTGGTGCTGCTGGTGCGTCCCAGTGGGCTGTTCGGGCTGCCGGAGGGGGCGCGATGA
- a CDS encoding IS701 family transposase → MARSLPRWTRHFPTWFAPFLVHFRHRAQRTWAPLYVRGLCSTVHRKSMQPLAAVVAPGKEDHLQQFITDSPWLTEPLETLLAQRAQQMLGGKDAVLIIDDTCLTKFGTKSVGVARQYSGQVGKITPCQCLVSLTLAQHDLPVPLALRLFLPQEWTNDPARLRAAGVPLEHQPPQTKCELALKELDRVRPHVTFGMVLADAGYGVNARFRQALTERGLLWSVGITRTQTVYPRDVRLIPIPRIFRGRKPTHPTPSEDRLSVEEVLAGAAWQHLVWRHGTKGPLSGRFAAEYVRLADGEEYARSQHLPGQAAWIIGEQRRGEERKYYVCNLPPDTPLSRLVEVTKRRWACELSHRELKDEVGLDHFEGRSWQGLHHHAVLCMVALTFLQWLRLTQPDDLRGDTIPAIRAEVAGDLPLPPPCRRCHTCTALFSGP, encoded by the coding sequence ATGGCTCGTTCTCTGCCTCGCTGGACCCGACATTTCCCTACCTGGTTTGCGCCCTTTCTGGTGCATTTTCGCCACCGAGCCCAGCGGACCTGGGCGCCTCTGTACGTCCGTGGATTGTGCAGCACGGTCCACCGAAAAAGCATGCAGCCCTTGGCTGCCGTCGTGGCGCCCGGGAAAGAGGACCATCTCCAGCAGTTCATCACCGACAGCCCCTGGCTGACCGAACCCCTGGAAACCCTGCTCGCTCAGCGGGCTCAGCAGATGCTGGGTGGCAAAGACGCCGTGCTGATCATCGACGACACCTGCTTGACAAAGTTCGGCACCAAGTCTGTCGGCGTCGCCCGTCAGTATTCCGGGCAGGTCGGGAAGATCACCCCCTGTCAATGCCTCGTCTCCCTGACGTTGGCCCAGCACGACTTGCCGGTTCCGCTCGCCCTACGGCTCTTCTTGCCACAGGAGTGGACCAACGATCCCGCTCGGCTCAGGGCGGCTGGTGTTCCGTTGGAACACCAGCCGCCACAGACCAAGTGCGAACTGGCGCTGAAAGAGTTGGACCGGGTGCGTCCACACGTCACCTTCGGCATGGTTCTGGCGGATGCGGGGTACGGCGTGAACGCCCGGTTCCGGCAGGCACTCACCGAGCGAGGACTGCTGTGGTCGGTCGGCATCACCCGCACGCAGACGGTCTATCCCAGGGACGTTCGCTTGATCCCCATCCCTCGGATCTTCCGGGGCAGGAAACCGACGCACCCAACCCCATCCGAGGACCGACTGTCGGTAGAAGAAGTGCTGGCGGGTGCTGCATGGCAGCACCTGGTATGGCGACATGGAACCAAAGGCCCGCTCTCCGGACGCTTCGCGGCTGAATACGTTCGCCTGGCAGACGGGGAGGAGTACGCTCGCAGTCAACATCTGCCGGGTCAAGCCGCCTGGATCATCGGAGAACAGCGACGAGGTGAGGAGCGCAAATACTACGTCTGCAATCTGCCCCCTGACACGCCGTTGTCGCGGTTGGTGGAAGTCACCAAGCGCCGCTGGGCGTGTGAGCTGAGCCACCGGGAGCTGAAGGACGAAGTCGGGCTGGACCACTTCGAGGGCCGGTCCTGGCAAGGTCTGCATCACCACGCCGTGCTGTGTATGGTGGCCCTGACCTTCCTGCAATGGCTTCGCCTCACCCAGCCCGACGACCTCAGAGGCGACACCATTCCGGCCATTCGAGCGGAGGTGGCAGGGGACTTGCCCCTGCCACCTCCTTGCCGCCGATGTCACACCTGCACCGCCTTATTCAGCGGCCCCTGA
- a CDS encoding IS630 family transposase, whose protein sequence is MEYSLAGREGCRAELGRPHRSVDGVLHSEKNAVQPHRKRQWCIAHLTANFLCEMERVLDVYSRPYDDRFPVLCFDEQPCFLIGDVMAPVPSEPGRVAKQDYEYQRFGSAAVLLAVEPKTGRRFVQVCARRTAEEYTAFMQNLERAYPAAVQITLVQDHLNTHHGGSFYKFMSPQAAHRLVGRFEWVYTPKHASWLNMAELEFSALQRQCLNRRIPVLERLRSEVEAWVAARSRAGVTLNWQFSTQVARRTLGRHYEAIRIK, encoded by the coding sequence ATGGAGTATTCGCTTGCTGGCAGAGAAGGCTGTAGAGCTGAACTTGGTCGACCACATCGCTCCGTCGACGGTGTTCTACATTCTGAAAAAAACGCGGTCCAGCCGCACCGCAAAAGGCAGTGGTGCATCGCGCACCTGACGGCGAATTTCCTCTGCGAGATGGAACGCGTTCTGGACGTGTACTCTCGGCCCTACGACGACCGTTTTCCCGTGTTGTGCTTCGATGAGCAACCCTGCTTCCTGATCGGTGACGTCATGGCCCCGGTTCCATCGGAACCGGGGCGAGTCGCCAAACAAGACTACGAATACCAGCGCTTTGGGAGCGCGGCTGTGTTGCTGGCCGTCGAGCCGAAAACAGGCCGACGGTTTGTCCAGGTCTGTGCCCGACGGACCGCCGAGGAGTACACCGCCTTCATGCAGAACCTGGAACGGGCCTATCCAGCAGCCGTCCAGATCACCCTGGTTCAGGACCACCTCAATACGCATCACGGCGGCAGTTTCTACAAGTTCATGTCGCCACAGGCGGCCCACCGGTTGGTGGGCCGCTTCGAGTGGGTCTACACGCCCAAACATGCCTCGTGGCTGAACATGGCAGAACTGGAATTCAGTGCCCTTCAGCGGCAGTGCTTGAACCGGCGTATTCCAGTGCTGGAACGGCTTCGGTCGGAAGTCGAGGCTTGGGTGGCAGCGCGTTCACGCGCGGGCGTCACCCTCAACTGGCAGTTCTCCACCCAGGTCGCCCGCCGGACGCTAGGACGGCACTACGAAGCCATTCGTATTAAATGA
- a CDS encoding ABC transporter substrate-binding protein gives MASNKAAEMIDRQNVDMLVDLPTSSAALAASEVASKKKIPVMVMTGGTTALTNEKCNRYTFHYAYDNYMLANGTGAAVTKRGGNSWYIIYPNYAFGQDLNRQMTAAIRENKGRVVTNSDATPFPNTDFSSYLLKAQSLKPKVFGTMQAGADLVNVVKQYNEFGLRQQGIGLGIGLLFETDVAALGQDAFAGALATLPWYWNLDQRARTWAAKFEKSFGKKPTWAQAGVYSATMTYLNAVARARSDGGDAVVKALEGHRFSDFYARSAYIRPQDHRVILDVYTVQVKPKSQAREAGDIFTKIATIPAARAFQPLAESKCKF, from the coding sequence GTGGCGAGCAACAAGGCCGCCGAGATGATCGACCGCCAGAACGTGGACATGCTCGTCGACCTGCCCACCAGCAGCGCCGCGCTCGCCGCCTCCGAGGTCGCCAGCAAGAAGAAGATTCCGGTGATGGTCATGACCGGCGGCACCACGGCGCTCACGAACGAGAAGTGCAACCGGTACACCTTCCACTACGCCTACGACAACTACATGCTCGCCAACGGCACGGGCGCGGCGGTGACCAAGCGCGGCGGGAACTCGTGGTACATCATCTACCCCAACTACGCCTTCGGGCAGGACCTCAACCGCCAGATGACGGCGGCGATCCGCGAGAACAAGGGCCGGGTCGTGACGAACAGCGACGCCACGCCGTTCCCCAACACCGACTTCTCCAGCTACCTGCTCAAGGCGCAGAGCCTCAAGCCCAAGGTGTTCGGCACCATGCAGGCGGGGGCCGACCTCGTGAACGTGGTCAAGCAGTACAACGAGTTCGGGCTGCGCCAGCAGGGCATCGGGCTGGGGATCGGCCTGCTGTTCGAGACCGACGTGGCCGCGCTGGGGCAAGACGCCTTCGCGGGGGCGCTCGCCACCTTGCCGTGGTACTGGAACCTCGACCAGCGGGCGCGGACCTGGGCCGCCAAGTTCGAGAAGTCCTTCGGCAAGAAGCCCACCTGGGCGCAGGCCGGGGTCTACTCCGCCACCATGACCTACCTGAACGCGGTCGCCCGCGCCAGGAGTGACGGCGGCGACGCGGTGGTCAAGGCGCTCGAAGGCCACCGCTTCAGCGATTTCTACGCCCGCAGCGCCTACATCCGCCCGCAGGACCACCGCGTGATCCTCGACGTGTATACCGTGCAGGTCAAGCCGAAGTCGCAGGCCAGGGAAGCCGGGGACATCTTTACCAAGATCGCCACCATTCCCGCCGCGCGGGCCTTCCAGCCGCTGGCCGAGAGCAAGTGCAAGTTCTGA
- a CDS encoding ABC transporter ATP-binding protein yields the protein MTAPVPTLGGPLLEVRDLNAYYGQSHVLHGVNLHVNPGEVVSLIGRNGAGKTTTLKAIMGVLRSRTGQIRFDGQDLTRLPSNRVAARGLAWVPEERAILSSLTVRENLELPPARPGGWSTERAYQAFPVLRERGHHPGSKLSGGEQQMLAIVRVLRSHPRLLLLDEPSEGLAPVIVQAIGDMLQELRREGLSVILVEQNLKFATRLADRHYVLVDGEVVDEVARHEVEDRRADLLRYLSV from the coding sequence ATGACCGCCCCGGTGCCCACCCTGGGAGGGCCGTTGCTCGAAGTCCGCGACCTCAACGCCTACTACGGCCAGAGCCACGTCCTGCACGGGGTGAACCTGCACGTCAATCCCGGCGAGGTCGTCAGCCTGATCGGGCGCAACGGGGCGGGCAAGACCACGACCCTCAAGGCCATCATGGGCGTGCTGAGAAGTCGCACCGGGCAGATTCGCTTTGACGGGCAGGACCTCACCCGGCTGCCCAGCAACCGGGTCGCCGCGCGGGGCCTCGCCTGGGTGCCCGAGGAACGGGCGATCCTGTCGAGCCTGACGGTCCGCGAGAACCTTGAACTGCCCCCGGCGCGGCCCGGCGGCTGGAGTACCGAGCGGGCGTATCAGGCCTTTCCGGTGCTGCGCGAGCGCGGGCACCATCCCGGTTCTAAGCTCTCGGGCGGCGAACAGCAGATGCTCGCCATCGTGCGGGTGCTGCGGAGTCATCCGAGGCTGCTGCTGCTCGACGAACCCAGCGAGGGCCTCGCGCCCGTCATCGTGCAGGCCATCGGCGACATGCTTCAGGAACTGCGCCGCGAGGGCTTGAGCGTGATTCTGGTCGAACAGAACCTCAAATTCGCCACCCGCCTCGCCGACCGCCATTACGTGCTCGTCGACGGCGAGGTCGTGGACGAGGTCGCCCGGCACGAGGTGGAAGACCGCCGGGCCGACCTGCTGCGCTACCTCAGCGTGTAA
- a CDS encoding ABC transporter ATP-binding protein: MTVADASSPTPGRSTGTALEARGLVKDFRGFRATNGVDLQIREGEIHAIIGPNGAGKTTLFNLLSGFLRPTSGEVLLFGERIDTLPPHAIVRRGLSRSFQISSVFPTMTVRENVLVALQSPTPLPGQFWTPLSRLEALGPRADEILDRVGLGAAYARLAADLSHGEKRQLEIGISLTQEPRVLLLDEPTSGMGSEGIARVIALVREVARGRTVVLVEHNMSVVAELADRITVLQYGQVIASGRYDDVRRDPRVIEAYLGEEAHA, encoded by the coding sequence ATGACGGTGGCTGACGCCAGTTCGCCTACCCCCGGCCGGTCCACGGGCACGGCCCTCGAAGCGCGGGGGCTCGTCAAGGATTTCCGGGGCTTTCGCGCCACGAACGGAGTCGACCTCCAGATTCGCGAAGGCGAGATCCACGCGATCATCGGTCCGAACGGGGCAGGCAAGACCACGCTCTTTAACCTGCTCTCGGGCTTCCTGCGGCCTACGAGCGGGGAGGTCCTGCTGTTCGGCGAGCGGATCGACACGCTGCCGCCCCACGCGATTGTGCGGCGGGGGCTGTCGCGCTCGTTTCAGATCAGCTCGGTCTTTCCCACGATGACCGTCCGCGAGAACGTGCTGGTCGCCCTGCAATCCCCGACGCCGTTGCCGGGACAGTTCTGGACGCCCCTCTCGCGGCTGGAGGCCCTCGGCCCCCGCGCCGACGAGATTCTGGACCGGGTGGGGCTGGGCGCGGCGTACGCCCGGCTCGCGGCCGACCTTAGCCACGGCGAGAAGCGGCAACTGGAGATCGGCATCTCGCTGACCCAGGAGCCGCGCGTGCTGCTGCTCGACGAACCGACCTCGGGCATGGGGTCGGAGGGGATCGCCCGCGTGATCGCCCTGGTGCGCGAGGTCGCGCGGGGCCGCACGGTGGTTCTCGTCGAGCACAACATGAGCGTGGTGGCCGAACTCGCCGACCGCATCACGGTGCTGCAATACGGCCAGGTCATCGCCAGCGGGCGCTACGACGACGTGCGGCGCGACCCGCGCGTGATCGAGGCGTATCTGGGCGAGGAGGCGCACGCATGA
- a CDS encoding lysophospholipid acyltransferase family protein: MPVTWMNRRPTLASRLATLALRLTGWTPVLAPPPGPKFVGAVAPHTSNADFWPGIGWRWATGVPAHWVAKHSLFRPPLGWLMRAWGGLPVDRRRAGGNFVDGVVDIIRREPEIMVAVAPEGTRVRTEGWKTGFYYMALEAGVPIGVTVFDWGRKRVGVVGYVMPTGDIDADFRQIAALLEGVQAHTPANMGPVVPLRRGDRTAPDSVTRP, encoded by the coding sequence GTGCCCGTCACCTGGATGAACCGCCGTCCCACCCTCGCTTCCCGCCTCGCCACGCTCGCACTGCGGCTGACCGGATGGACGCCCGTGCTCGCCCCCCCGCCGGGGCCGAAGTTCGTGGGGGCGGTGGCGCCCCACACCTCCAACGCGGATTTCTGGCCGGGCATCGGCTGGCGCTGGGCCACGGGCGTTCCGGCGCACTGGGTCGCCAAGCACAGCCTTTTCCGGCCGCCGCTGGGGTGGCTGATGCGGGCCTGGGGCGGCCTGCCGGTGGACCGCCGCCGCGCGGGGGGCAACTTCGTGGACGGGGTGGTGGACATCATTCGCCGCGAACCCGAGATCATGGTCGCCGTCGCCCCCGAGGGCACCCGCGTCCGCACCGAGGGCTGGAAAACCGGCTTCTACTACATGGCGCTGGAGGCGGGCGTGCCCATCGGCGTGACGGTCTTCGACTGGGGGCGCAAACGGGTGGGCGTGGTGGGCTACGTGATGCCCACCGGGGACATCGACGCCGACTTCCGGCAGATCGCTGCATTGCTGGAGGGAGTACAGGCCCACACGCCCGCGAACATGGGGCCGGTCGTGCCCCTGCGCCGGGGCGACCGGACGGCTCCCGACAGTGTGACGCGGCCGTAA
- the thyX gene encoding FAD-dependent thymidylate synthase, which produces MTTPAALSPTLFPLGDGIGSVALVQHVGDDKMIVNAARVSFGGDSDAPLNDRDEKLIRYLLRHQHGSPFEHNLITFKVVCPIFVDRQMVRHRVGTCLTGDAVVTFVNTNGETVPKLRKTVAELYRMWTQGEAHSLTAPPAQVATALGVLREADGRYGALAEAIRASGLSRNTVKRYVSGHIVGHRNSRKRIRNMRLRVLNEDTGLFTTGHIADVMYQGEQPVYRVMLADGKALTMTPHHRVLTSQGWQTMGEALGLEIQGKTATMSREAFFMVNGLDVYRDREWMAAQRAQGRSVQQIADEAGCSYHTIRKWLKVHGLQFAHEERAFPSGHTPWNRGKSGYRAPRVFTEEHRAAIRAARSGERSNFWKGGVSSERANINRWTWEQSRRVHEKFQFTCQSCGERRPELHAHHIVPVWADRSLALSFDNLVTVCADCHRNIHRSQASELAFARQLNPDVILNGERPKPRGRKLKAHPVKVVKVEYLGIQPTYDLEVAGDWQNFVANGIVVHNSKNEISGRYVEMQERNFTPTSFRKQAPSNRQASVEDDGTLDQAAAAAVWAEAWRQAFGAYQELLRLGVTREQARGVLPLSLYTESYYTFNVRSLLHFLGLRDHEGAQYETRLYARAMAELAEPLFPVTFREWRELHV; this is translated from the coding sequence ATGACCACTCCCGCCGCTCTCTCCCCCACCCTCTTCCCGTTGGGCGACGGCATCGGCTCCGTGGCCCTCGTGCAGCACGTCGGGGACGACAAGATGATCGTGAACGCCGCACGCGTCTCCTTCGGCGGCGACTCGGACGCCCCGCTGAACGACCGCGACGAGAAGTTGATTCGGTACCTGCTGCGGCACCAGCATGGCAGTCCCTTCGAGCATAATCTGATTACCTTCAAGGTGGTGTGCCCCATCTTCGTGGACCGGCAGATGGTGCGGCACCGGGTCGGAACGTGTCTGACGGGGGACGCCGTGGTGACGTTTGTGAATACCAACGGCGAGACTGTGCCCAAGCTCAGAAAAACGGTCGCGGAACTCTACCGGATGTGGACCCAGGGCGAGGCCCACAGCTTAACCGCTCCCCCCGCTCAGGTCGCCACGGCCCTCGGGGTTCTTCGTGAGGCAGACGGGCGTTATGGGGCGTTGGCTGAGGCAATCCGGGCCTCTGGACTCTCACGCAATACCGTCAAGCGATACGTCAGCGGCCATATCGTGGGTCATCGCAACAGCCGCAAGCGCATTCGAAACATGCGGCTCCGGGTCCTGAACGAGGACACGGGACTCTTTACTACCGGGCACATCGCGGACGTGATGTACCAGGGCGAGCAGCCGGTCTACCGCGTGATGCTGGCCGATGGCAAAGCCTTGACCATGACCCCCCACCACCGGGTCCTGACCTCGCAGGGCTGGCAGACGATGGGTGAGGCGCTGGGGCTGGAAATTCAGGGAAAGACGGCGACGATGAGCCGTGAGGCTTTTTTCATGGTCAACGGGTTAGACGTTTACCGGGACCGCGAATGGATGGCAGCCCAACGGGCGCAGGGCAGAAGCGTTCAGCAGATCGCGGACGAGGCTGGGTGCAGCTACCACACCATCCGCAAGTGGCTTAAGGTCCACGGGCTTCAGTTCGCCCATGAAGAGAGAGCCTTTCCTTCAGGCCACACGCCCTGGAACAGGGGAAAGAGCGGCTACCGTGCGCCCCGCGTATTCACCGAGGAACACCGCGCCGCCATTCGTGCAGCCCGCAGTGGGGAGCGCAGCAACTTCTGGAAGGGAGGAGTGAGCAGCGAACGGGCCAACATCAACCGCTGGACCTGGGAACAGTCCAGGCGGGTCCACGAGAAATTCCAGTTCACCTGTCAGAGCTGCGGGGAACGGAGACCCGAACTGCATGCCCATCACATCGTCCCCGTCTGGGCCGACCGTTCTCTGGCGCTGTCGTTTGACAATCTGGTGACGGTCTGCGCGGACTGCCACCGCAACATTCACCGTTCGCAGGCCAGTGAGCTGGCTTTTGCCCGGCAACTTAATCCCGATGTCATCCTGAATGGCGAACGGCCTAAGCCGAGGGGAAGAAAACTCAAGGCGCACCCGGTCAAGGTCGTGAAAGTGGAGTATCTGGGCATTCAACCCACCTACGACCTGGAAGTCGCGGGCGACTGGCAGAACTTCGTCGCCAATGGCATCGTCGTTCATAACAGCAAGAACGAAATCTCTGGCCGCTACGTCGAGATGCAGGAGCGCAACTTCACCCCGACTTCCTTCCGCAAGCAGGCACCGTCGAACCGGCAGGCCAGCGTGGAGGACGACGGCACGCTCGACCAGGCGGCGGCGGCGGCGGTCTGGGCGGAGGCGTGGCGGCAGGCGTTCGGGGCCTACCAGGAGCTGCTGCGCCTTGGCGTGACGCGCGAGCAGGCGCGGGGTGTGCTGCCGCTGTCGCTGTATACCGAGTCGTATTACACCTTCAATGTCCGTTCATTGCTGCATTTCCTCGGCCTGCGCGACCATGAGGGGGCGCAGTACGAGACCCGCCTCTACGCGCGGGCGATGGCAGAACTTGCCGAGCCGCTCTTTCCCGTGACGTTCCGGGAGTGGCGCGAGCTGCACGTCTGA
- a CDS encoding EVE domain-containing protein encodes MPWLIKSEPDVFSYADLVRVGREAWNGVRNYQARNFLRQMREDDLCLFYHSNAKPTGVAGVAQVVREAYPDDLQFDPASEYFDPASTQEHPRWSMVDVAPVLALPALLTLDTLRTLPEWYDSPLTRKGSRLSVLPVTPEQFHAALRAVGIDHDALL; translated from the coding sequence ATGCCCTGGCTGATCAAATCCGAACCCGACGTGTTCAGCTACGCGGACCTCGTGCGGGTGGGGCGCGAGGCGTGGAACGGGGTGCGGAACTACCAGGCCCGCAACTTCCTGCGGCAGATGCGGGAGGATGACCTCTGCCTCTTCTATCACTCCAACGCCAAGCCGACCGGGGTGGCGGGCGTGGCGCAGGTGGTGCGGGAAGCGTACCCGGATGACCTGCAATTCGACCCGGCGAGCGAGTATTTCGACCCGGCCTCCACCCAGGAACATCCACGCTGGAGCATGGTGGACGTGGCCCCGGTCCTCGCTCTGCCCGCACTCCTGACCCTGGACACCCTGCGGACCCTCCCCGAGTGGTACGATTCGCCTCTCACACGGAAGGGCAGCCGCCTGAGCGTGCTGCCGGTGACGCCCGAGCAGTTCCATGCAGCGCTGCGGGCAGTGGGGATAGACCATGACGCTCTCCTTTGA